One window of Dendrosporobacter quercicolus genomic DNA carries:
- the addB gene encoding helicase-exonuclease AddAB subunit AddB, which produces MLLRLILGRTGSGKTHQCLEEIRAQLRQAPEGAPLVLILPEHATFQTELALANTPGLHGFSRAAVFGFRRLAHRVLLETGGAIRPQINELGKKLLLGKLLRDNRQQLKALGRAANQRDFTETLAGMIREFKTYAITPGLLAQAAGAFDHPPLQDKLQDLALLYQQFNGLLAGKYTDPEDCLSLFADKIPQSALLTAADVWIDGFSWFNPQETAILSRVMAAAASVTVTLCLADTGSSRHALETALFHRQWNTWRKLKALAQSQGIAVEEFELTAARRFVHAPLLKHVEQNFFSFPPKTFSGDKQCLTIVEAANRRVEIEGVAADIVRLCREEGYRWRDTAILLRDTTAYSDLAAAVLAEYDIPFFSDGKRQPVHHPLAELIRSALESIANWSYEPLFRCFKTDFFPLTRDQIDDLENYVLEFGIRGSRWTGNEPWTFVRRLTLGENEEINAGQQQYLDDINEIKAIAIRPLLAFSRQVKAAGNVTGLTTALYQLLEALKAPEKLEEWAFSAEREGDLAQAREHRQIWESIIKLLEQLVETCGSQELSLNEFAAMVSDGLEGLKLSLIPPGLDYVTVSALEQNSISNVKAVYLLGVNDGVLPKRGRGEGLLTDDERSIIAGAGLELAPGAAADHFAERFLVYTALTRSTHYLWVSYPLADDEGKGLNPSIVVKRLKELAGITKLKSLPLEPAPGREQELLSHPRRALAGLAVALRQYKHGQEISPVWWDVYNWALQQGPYRRQLSQAVAGLFHANTAGSLPVELARRLYAGNKRLRGSVTRFESFRACPFKHFAQYGLSLKERAVFRLQAPDLGQFLHAALKAFGDRMQRAGRAWGSFADPEYSEHCAQIVNELAPKLQNEILLSSGQHKHLLGRLQRTIERSVRRLAEFDRVSSFKPLAFEQNFGRGEHALPPLVYPLADGYRLELAGQIDRIDQAEYNGRRYILIIDYKSGGAWLKLVDVYYGLKLQLLTYLLVVQKAAGDLSGLAECLPAGVLYYFVKNPSVASTVKLSAEQIERAINQQLKMPGWVLADQEVVRLLDTAMDSKSDFLKIALKKDNSFYSSCLAYVKSSEEFSLLLEHIEAVLAETGRQILSGEIAIDPCALKSYQACSYCRYLPVCQFDRLLPENDFRKLADMADDIVIQALTRKEDKA; this is translated from the coding sequence ATGTTGCTGCGCTTGATTTTAGGCCGGACCGGTTCCGGAAAAACGCACCAATGCCTGGAGGAAATCAGAGCACAGCTCAGACAAGCTCCGGAGGGGGCTCCGCTGGTGCTGATTTTGCCGGAGCACGCTACGTTTCAGACCGAGCTGGCTTTGGCCAATACGCCGGGTCTGCATGGGTTTTCACGGGCGGCGGTGTTCGGCTTTCGCCGCCTGGCGCACCGGGTGCTGCTGGAAACAGGCGGAGCTATCCGGCCGCAAATTAATGAGCTGGGGAAAAAGCTGCTGCTGGGCAAACTGTTGAGGGACAACCGTCAGCAGTTGAAGGCGCTGGGACGGGCGGCTAACCAGCGGGACTTTACCGAAACTCTGGCCGGAATGATCCGGGAATTCAAGACTTATGCCATAACGCCGGGCTTATTGGCGCAAGCCGCCGGCGCATTTGACCATCCGCCCCTGCAGGATAAACTTCAGGATTTAGCGCTGCTTTATCAGCAGTTTAACGGACTGCTGGCCGGAAAGTATACCGATCCCGAGGATTGCCTTTCCTTATTTGCCGATAAAATTCCCCAATCGGCGCTGCTCACAGCGGCGGATGTCTGGATTGACGGCTTTAGCTGGTTCAATCCCCAGGAAACCGCCATTCTCAGCCGGGTCATGGCTGCCGCGGCCAGCGTAACCGTGACCCTGTGCCTGGCAGATACCGGCAGCAGCCGGCACGCGCTGGAAACGGCCTTGTTTCACCGCCAGTGGAATACCTGGCGTAAGCTCAAAGCCTTGGCGCAGAGTCAGGGCATTGCGGTTGAGGAATTTGAGCTTACCGCTGCCCGGCGTTTTGTACATGCGCCTCTGCTCAAACATGTTGAGCAAAATTTCTTTAGCTTTCCGCCGAAGACTTTTAGCGGCGATAAGCAGTGCCTAACCATTGTGGAAGCCGCAAACCGGCGGGTGGAAATTGAGGGCGTGGCGGCCGATATTGTCCGTTTGTGCCGGGAAGAGGGCTATCGCTGGCGTGATACGGCAATTTTACTGAGAGATACAACCGCCTATAGCGATTTGGCGGCGGCTGTGCTGGCTGAGTATGACATACCGTTTTTCAGCGACGGCAAGCGGCAGCCTGTTCACCATCCACTGGCCGAACTGATACGATCGGCGCTGGAGAGCATCGCAAACTGGAGTTACGAACCGCTGTTCCGTTGTTTTAAGACCGACTTCTTTCCATTAACCCGCGATCAAATTGATGATCTGGAAAACTATGTCCTGGAATTCGGCATTAGGGGCAGCCGCTGGACCGGGAATGAGCCTTGGACGTTTGTCCGGCGCTTGACGTTAGGGGAAAACGAGGAAATCAATGCCGGTCAGCAGCAGTACCTGGACGATATCAACGAAATTAAAGCCATTGCCATCCGGCCATTGCTGGCGTTTAGCCGGCAGGTAAAGGCCGCAGGCAATGTGACCGGACTGACTACGGCTTTATACCAACTGCTGGAAGCGCTAAAGGCGCCTGAAAAGCTGGAGGAATGGGCATTCAGCGCCGAGCGGGAAGGTGACTTGGCGCAGGCGCGCGAGCACCGGCAGATTTGGGAAAGCATCATCAAGCTGCTGGAGCAGTTGGTCGAAACCTGCGGCAGCCAGGAGCTCAGTCTGAACGAGTTTGCCGCAATGGTGTCCGATGGACTGGAGGGACTGAAACTTAGTCTGATACCGCCGGGACTGGACTATGTAACGGTTTCGGCGCTCGAGCAGAATAGCATAAGCAATGTCAAGGCGGTCTACTTGCTGGGCGTCAATGACGGTGTGCTGCCCAAACGCGGCCGCGGTGAGGGACTGCTGACCGACGATGAGCGCTCAATCATTGCCGGCGCCGGACTGGAGCTTGCCCCGGGAGCGGCGGCCGATCATTTTGCCGAACGGTTTTTGGTCTATACCGCTTTAACCAGAAGCACCCATTATCTATGGGTCAGTTATCCGCTGGCCGACGACGAAGGCAAAGGTCTGAATCCTTCCATTGTGGTCAAACGACTGAAAGAACTGGCTGGAATAACGAAACTGAAGAGTTTGCCGCTGGAGCCTGCGCCGGGGCGGGAGCAGGAGCTTCTAAGCCATCCCCGCCGGGCTTTGGCCGGTTTGGCGGTTGCTTTGCGCCAATATAAACATGGCCAGGAGATCAGTCCCGTGTGGTGGGATGTGTATAACTGGGCCTTGCAGCAAGGCCCGTACCGCCGTCAGCTTAGCCAGGCGGTGGCCGGGCTGTTTCATGCCAATACGGCCGGTTCCCTGCCGGTGGAACTGGCCCGGCGGCTGTATGCCGGCAATAAAAGACTGCGGGGCAGTGTGACAAGATTCGAGAGTTTTCGCGCTTGCCCGTTTAAGCATTTTGCCCAGTATGGTCTTAGTCTGAAAGAGCGGGCCGTGTTCCGGCTGCAGGCTCCCGATTTAGGACAGTTTCTGCATGCGGCGCTCAAGGCCTTCGGCGACCGGATGCAGCGCGCCGGACGGGCCTGGGGCAGTTTTGCCGACCCGGAATACAGTGAGCATTGCGCTCAGATTGTCAACGAACTGGCGCCAAAGCTGCAGAATGAAATTTTGCTGAGCTCCGGGCAGCATAAGCATTTGCTGGGCAGGCTGCAGCGTACGATTGAGCGCTCAGTGCGCCGGCTGGCTGAATTTGACCGGGTCAGCAGCTTTAAGCCGCTGGCCTTTGAGCAAAACTTTGGCCGCGGCGAGCATGCCCTGCCGCCGCTGGTGTACCCGCTGGCCGACGGCTACCGGTTAGAACTGGCCGGGCAAATTGACCGGATCGATCAGGCCGAATACAATGGACGGCGCTATATTCTGATCATTGACTATAAATCCGGCGGCGCCTGGCTCAAACTGGTTGACGTTTATTATGGCCTGAAATTGCAATTGCTGACTTATTTGCTTGTTGTACAAAAAGCGGCCGGCGATTTGTCCGGCCTGGCTGAATGCCTGCCGGCAGGAGTGCTGTATTATTTTGTGAAAAATCCCAGTGTGGCGTCGACGGTCAAATTAAGCGCTGAGCAAATCGAAAGGGCCATCAATCAGCAGCTGAAAATGCCGGGCTGGGTGCTGGCCGATCAGGAGGTTGTCCGTTTATTGGATACCGCCATGGACAGTAAATCCGATTTTTTAAAAATTGCCTTGAAGAAAGACAATTCGTTTTACAGCAGCTGTCTGGCTTATGTGAAAAGCAGTGAGGAGTTTTCCCTGCTGCTGGAGCATATTGAGGCCGTCCTGGCTGAAACCGGCCGACAAATACTTTCAGGGGAAATTGCCATTGACCCTTGCGCCTTGAAAAGTTATCAGGCCTGCAGCTATTGCCGGTATTTGCCGGTTTGTCAGTTTGACCGGCTGCTGCCGGAGAATGATTTTCGCAAGCTTGCCGATATGGCTGATGATATTGTTATTCAGGCGCTGACCAGGAAGGAGGATAAAGCGTGA
- a CDS encoding Ger(x)C family spore germination protein: MGRRIIAAVLLSVLCLAAAGCNGARETDEIAYVLLMGIDRNHDGQLEYTLQFAVPRSFGAGSSSAPKDITEASEVLTVKAVTLAEARDLANSTVARILHLAHVKGIIVGEKIAREGIDAHLPPLTRFREYRGSMFLMVVHNGTAREFIEKNQPKLEVSPNRYIETMMASSGESSSYLPTNIHDYYCRLKNGGGAPYLTLVGSLSERGQPAEAAKEEHSIDKTGGYVAGEIPRPSPDNPTEFLGTAIFTGDKMTGVLDNKQTRGLALVEGKFGRGFLSLADPLAPGKIVNLEIEQGRKPKIEASIVDGQAKFFIDIFIEAEITAISSGVYYEGDDYRERLERQVSTAIQQNIRAMLDVTQPLGSDAAGLSCRLWPEFNRYQELSRVDWPAMYRNADITVKVVTKIRRSGFITKTSPIT; the protein is encoded by the coding sequence ATGGGCCGGCGGATCATTGCGGCAGTGCTGTTGAGCGTGCTTTGTCTGGCCGCCGCGGGCTGCAACGGAGCCAGGGAAACGGATGAAATTGCTTATGTTCTGTTAATGGGCATTGACCGTAATCATGATGGACAGCTTGAATATACCTTGCAGTTCGCCGTCCCGCGCAGTTTTGGCGCCGGCAGCAGCAGCGCTCCCAAGGATATCACTGAAGCGTCCGAGGTGCTGACGGTCAAAGCGGTCACGCTGGCCGAGGCCCGGGATTTGGCCAACAGCACGGTTGCCAGAATACTGCATCTGGCGCATGTAAAAGGAATTATCGTAGGGGAAAAAATAGCCCGGGAAGGGATAGACGCTCATCTGCCGCCATTAACCCGGTTCCGGGAATACCGGGGCAGCATGTTTTTAATGGTGGTTCACAATGGCACCGCCAGGGAATTTATCGAGAAGAATCAGCCAAAGCTTGAGGTGTCGCCCAACCGTTATATTGAGACCATGATGGCGTCTTCCGGTGAAAGCAGCAGCTATCTGCCGACCAATATTCATGATTACTACTGCCGCTTGAAAAATGGCGGCGGTGCGCCATACTTAACGCTGGTAGGCAGTCTTTCGGAAAGAGGTCAACCCGCTGAAGCGGCTAAAGAGGAGCACTCTATTGACAAAACCGGCGGCTATGTAGCCGGGGAAATACCGCGTCCCAGCCCGGACAATCCGACCGAGTTTCTGGGGACGGCGATTTTTACCGGCGATAAAATGACAGGGGTTCTGGACAACAAGCAAACCAGAGGCCTGGCTTTGGTGGAGGGCAAGTTCGGCCGCGGTTTTTTGTCGCTGGCCGACCCGCTGGCGCCTGGCAAAATAGTGAATTTGGAGATTGAGCAGGGACGTAAGCCGAAGATTGAAGCGTCAATCGTTGACGGCCAGGCAAAATTTTTTATAGATATTTTTATTGAAGCGGAAATAACGGCAATCAGCAGCGGCGTGTATTATGAAGGGGACGACTACCGTGAGCGGCTGGAGCGGCAGGTTTCAACCGCAATTCAGCAAAACATCAGGGCGATGCTTGATGTTACCCAGCCGCTGGGCAGTGATGCAGCCGGACTGAGCTGCCGTCTCTGGCCCGAATTTAACCGGTATCAGGAGCTTAGCCGGGTGGATTGGCCGGCAATGTACCGGAATGCCGATATTACCGTAAAGGTTGTTACCAAGATTCGCCGGAGCGGGTTTATAACTAAAACCAGCCCCATCACCTGA
- a CDS encoding AAA family ATPase has translation MRPVRLTISAFGPYAGTQRLDFTDLKGRSFFLIHGPTGSGKTTILDAVCFALYGDTSGSARDTKSIRSDHADLRTATEVEFDFSVGRTVYRIRRSPEQERPKKRGDGITVKPAEAELWELRNESGPRLAAAGWSDVTKKIEAVLGFKSSQFRQVVLLPQGDFRKLLTANSSERQEIMQVLFKTELYRHIEESLKVKAAGLKKTFEELERERLWIQGEAGIASALELEEQLKGNAAALAAVKEQLDSLAQQLKQAQQAVADGMLVQAKLAERDNAAKDLEQYTAKAVLVEEKRAELAKAQKALALADTEDMLNQLVQEIAALEAAAVQNNRQLELAQNKLAAAERQLAMEAGREAERETAAREVLQLNQLSAKVTALEEAHQAVAAARTAAGRAAGAKAELETGVSEIRAAVQQKNENYKSLLEHSAQAAGYKASVDELSRTAVKRQGLAQMQEQFAAAAKQLADGELALKQMDKAYLAARERLAALQRSWSRGQAALMAAQLTPGQACPVCGALEHPQPATNAVPVPDEQAIKAQQTIVEGLERERENLRALFGRQQSECSALSSRMKDLEQELGTEARGPADGLQAKLQTVQAAYAQAAAAGRQAEATARELVRLTENEHSLATGLEQADQAWRQADDALKRAEAILQERLAAIPEQFQQPAVLRQAQAEAEERQRRLKQSLEAAQQQAQEAARQLTKAQTGCEHASSNLNDRRHREREVQLAFVSRLQEAGFQDREDYRSAKKPPDYLSRLAERIKFFDDGLIAAKERLQRAQAAAAGLSQPDLAALEQAAAALQLNHTALVGEQIRLAALTAQQEQWLAKLNSLNSRIETAVKRFGVLGRLAEVANGGNEYKLTFQRFVLGALLDDVAIAANERLKMMSRGRYQLQRTMDRARKNAAGGLDLEVFDHYTGSARGVGTLSGGETFLASLSLALGLADVVQSYAGGIHLDTILVDEGFGTLDPEALDFAIRALLDLQQGGRLVGIISHVPELKERIDARLEVCATRHGSTACFRVG, from the coding sequence ATGAGACCCGTTCGTCTGACCATCAGCGCCTTCGGTCCTTATGCCGGAACCCAGCGCCTTGATTTTACCGATTTAAAAGGCCGTTCTTTTTTCTTGATACACGGGCCTACCGGATCGGGAAAAACAACCATTCTGGATGCTGTTTGTTTTGCGCTGTACGGCGATACCAGCGGATCGGCCCGTGATACAAAAAGCATTCGCAGCGATCATGCCGATCTCCGGACTGCCACCGAGGTGGAATTTGACTTTTCCGTTGGGCGGACGGTATACCGGATCAGGCGAAGCCCGGAGCAGGAGCGGCCCAAAAAGCGCGGCGACGGAATTACCGTCAAGCCGGCTGAGGCTGAATTATGGGAGCTTAGGAATGAGTCCGGGCCGCGGCTAGCGGCTGCCGGCTGGAGTGATGTAACGAAAAAAATTGAAGCGGTGCTGGGGTTTAAAAGCAGTCAGTTCCGGCAAGTGGTATTGCTGCCGCAAGGCGATTTCCGCAAATTGCTTACCGCCAATTCCAGCGAACGCCAGGAAATTATGCAGGTATTATTTAAAACCGAGCTTTATCGTCATATTGAGGAAAGCCTTAAGGTCAAAGCCGCCGGCTTAAAGAAAACGTTTGAGGAGCTGGAGCGGGAGCGGTTGTGGATCCAGGGTGAAGCCGGCATAGCGTCGGCGTTGGAGCTGGAGGAGCAGCTGAAAGGCAATGCCGCGGCCCTGGCCGCCGTCAAAGAACAGCTGGACAGCCTGGCGCAGCAGCTTAAGCAGGCGCAGCAGGCTGTGGCTGACGGCATGCTGGTGCAAGCCAAACTTGCCGAGCGGGACAATGCCGCTAAGGATTTAGAGCAGTATACCGCCAAGGCGGTGCTGGTGGAAGAAAAAAGAGCTGAACTGGCTAAGGCTCAGAAAGCCTTAGCCTTAGCCGATACCGAGGATATGCTCAATCAGCTCGTTCAGGAAATTGCCGCTCTGGAAGCAGCTGCCGTCCAGAACAACCGGCAGCTGGAGCTTGCCCAAAACAAGCTGGCGGCGGCAGAACGGCAGCTGGCGATGGAAGCCGGCCGGGAAGCCGAGCGGGAGACTGCGGCCAGGGAAGTTTTGCAATTGAATCAGCTTAGCGCTAAGGTTACGGCGCTGGAAGAGGCGCACCAGGCAGTGGCGGCGGCCAGGACGGCGGCTGGCAGGGCGGCCGGCGCGAAAGCTGAGCTGGAGACCGGCGTCAGTGAAATCAGGGCTGCTGTTCAGCAAAAAAACGAAAACTATAAGTCGTTGCTGGAGCATTCCGCGCAAGCAGCCGGCTATAAGGCGTCGGTGGATGAATTAAGCCGTACGGCAGTTAAACGGCAGGGGCTGGCGCAAATGCAGGAGCAGTTTGCGGCGGCCGCGAAACAACTGGCGGACGGGGAGCTTGCTTTAAAGCAAATGGATAAGGCCTACCTGGCGGCCAGGGAACGGTTAGCCGCTTTGCAGCGTTCCTGGTCCCGGGGGCAAGCCGCGCTGATGGCGGCCCAGTTGACGCCGGGGCAGGCTTGCCCGGTCTGCGGGGCGCTGGAACATCCGCAGCCGGCGACCAACGCTGTTCCTGTGCCGGATGAGCAGGCAATCAAAGCGCAGCAGACGATTGTGGAAGGGCTGGAACGCGAGCGGGAAAACCTAAGAGCCTTGTTTGGCCGGCAGCAAAGCGAATGCAGCGCTTTGAGCAGCCGGATGAAGGATTTGGAGCAGGAACTGGGAACTGAGGCGCGAGGGCCCGCCGACGGCTTGCAGGCCAAACTGCAAACCGTACAGGCCGCCTATGCCCAGGCCGCAGCCGCCGGCCGGCAGGCTGAAGCAACGGCCAGAGAGCTGGTCCGGCTGACCGAAAATGAGCACAGTCTGGCTACCGGCCTGGAGCAGGCCGACCAGGCCTGGCGGCAGGCTGATGATGCACTCAAGCGGGCTGAGGCAATCCTGCAGGAGCGGCTTGCGGCGATTCCGGAGCAATTTCAGCAGCCTGCCGTCCTGCGGCAGGCCCAGGCTGAGGCAGAGGAGCGCCAGCGCCGGTTGAAGCAAAGCCTGGAAGCTGCGCAGCAGCAGGCGCAGGAAGCAGCCCGGCAATTGACCAAAGCCCAGACCGGCTGCGAGCACGCCTCCAGCAATCTAAATGACCGGAGACACCGCGAGCGGGAGGTCCAGCTGGCGTTTGTCAGCCGTCTGCAGGAGGCGGGTTTTCAGGACAGGGAGGATTACCGCAGCGCCAAAAAACCCCCGGATTATTTAAGCAGGCTGGCTGAGCGCATTAAATTTTTTGACGACGGCCTGATTGCCGCCAAGGAGCGGCTGCAAAGGGCGCAAGCGGCTGCAGCCGGTCTTAGCCAGCCTGATCTGGCGGCGCTGGAGCAAGCGGCGGCGGCCTTGCAGCTCAACCATACTGCGCTGGTAGGCGAGCAAATCCGGCTGGCGGCTTTGACGGCTCAACAGGAGCAATGGCTGGCTAAACTCAATAGCCTTAACAGCCGGATCGAAACAGCCGTAAAGCGGTTCGGCGTGCTGGGGCGGCTGGCTGAGGTGGCCAATGGCGGTAACGAGTATAAACTTACCTTTCAGCGGTTTGTACTGGGGGCCTTACTGGATGATGTGGCTATTGCCGCAAATGAGCGGCTGAAAATGATGAGCCGCGGCCGTTACCAGCTGCAGCGGACGATGGACCGGGCGCGCAAGAACGCCGCCGGAGGCCTGGACCTGGAAGTCTTTGATCACTATACCGGCTCGGCCCGCGGCGTCGGCACCCTGTCAGGCGGTGAAACCTTTCTGGCTTCTCTGTCCCTGGCGCTGGGGCTGGCGGATGTGGTTCAGTCTTACGCCGGCGGCATTCATTTGGATACCATTCTGGTGGATGAGGGCTTTGGGACGCTTGACCCGGAAGCTTTGGATTTTGCAATCAGGGCCTTGCTGGATTTGCAGCAGGGAGGCCGGCTGGTAGGCATCATCTCCCATGTTCCGGAACTTAAAGAACGAATTGACGCCAGATTGGAAGTATGTGCAACCCGGCATGGCAGTACGGCCTGCTTTAGGGTAGGTTAG
- a CDS encoding exonuclease SbcCD subunit D — MRFIHTSDWHLGRIFHGLHLTDDQAYILDQFVAFVGEAKPDAVVIAGDIYDRAVPPTEAVELLDDVLSKILLDYRTPVVMIAGNHDSPERLGFGNKLLARQGLHVVGALPGQLEPIVLNDKSGPVYFAPLTYAEPALVRERLDIAVADHEQALKALIDHTLAKIPQRGRKVAIAHAFIAGGAESESERPLSVGGSSAVSAALFKPFHYTALGHLHQPQQAGADNIRYSGSLLKYSFAEAGQSKGIQLVELNEQGAASVEMVSLKPRRDVRCLEGYFNDILQGPPAGGPQDDYVMVTLQDLEPILDARGRLESIYPNILHIERPAVMSGGKLQKPSGDHRRLTEAELFGAFFSQMTGQELSAEQAGQFAGVVEEFYREQREAKL; from the coding sequence ATGCGGTTTATTCACACGTCAGACTGGCATTTGGGCCGGATTTTTCATGGCTTGCATTTAACTGACGATCAGGCTTATATTTTGGATCAGTTTGTGGCTTTTGTAGGTGAGGCTAAGCCTGACGCCGTCGTCATTGCCGGTGATATTTATGACCGGGCGGTTCCGCCGACCGAGGCGGTGGAACTGCTGGACGACGTGCTATCAAAGATACTGCTGGACTACCGGACGCCGGTGGTGATGATTGCCGGGAATCATGACAGCCCGGAACGCCTGGGCTTTGGCAATAAACTGCTGGCCCGGCAGGGTCTGCACGTTGTCGGGGCATTGCCCGGACAGTTAGAGCCAATTGTGTTAAATGATAAGTCCGGCCCGGTTTATTTTGCGCCTTTGACTTATGCCGAGCCGGCGCTGGTCCGGGAACGGCTGGACATTGCCGTTGCCGATCATGAACAGGCGCTTAAGGCGCTGATTGATCATACGCTGGCTAAAATTCCCCAGCGTGGCCGCAAGGTTGCCATTGCCCATGCGTTTATCGCCGGCGGCGCTGAAAGCGAGTCCGAGCGGCCCTTATCGGTCGGCGGGAGCAGTGCGGTAAGCGCGGCCCTGTTTAAGCCGTTTCATTATACCGCTTTAGGGCATTTACATCAGCCGCAGCAGGCCGGGGCAGACAATATTCGCTATTCAGGTTCGCTGCTGAAATATTCTTTTGCCGAGGCCGGGCAGAGCAAAGGGATTCAGCTCGTGGAACTCAACGAGCAGGGCGCGGCAAGTGTGGAAATGGTCAGTCTCAAGCCGCGCCGGGATGTCCGTTGCCTGGAAGGCTATTTTAACGATATCCTGCAAGGGCCGCCGGCCGGCGGGCCCCAAGACGATTATGTCATGGTAACGTTACAGGATTTGGAACCGATTTTAGATGCCCGCGGACGGCTGGAGTCTATATATCCCAATATATTGCATATTGAGCGGCCGGCGGTTATGTCCGGCGGCAAGCTGCAAAAACCGTCCGGCGATCACCGGCGGCTGACTGAGGCGGAACTGTTCGGCGCATTTTTTTCGCAAATGACCGGCCAGGAACTTAGTGCCGAGCAGGCGGGACAATTCGCCGGCGTAGTGGAAGAGTTTTATCGCGAACAAAGGGAGGCCAAGCTATGA
- a CDS encoding GerAB/ArcD/ProY family transporter, whose amino-acid sequence MSYQTGKMGIAEGIGLIFVITFVKVFLTLPAQSTEVGAGLSWISPFVSGIPILLAAILLHYVYKWVSGDLYSMAVKLVGKWGARLIMLVYSSIFFSQAAFLMRQFAENTLLTALPNAEFSFIIVVYALAAGLLVYSGIEAIARSSYLLLPFIIGSMAAILLLLSPMYNIYYLTPWQGNGLGRIVQYGLLTAGVNLGAFVPVILATAFQNFRTLNLCAIFGLGSSLILKGLFFVVYLMVFGVAFGQEKTLPFFEAARLVYLSRYIQRIEAIFILLWVIVGIISIAISVYIGLYLIARLLDLPTLSPLVPVVLLILIELAMIPGDIVTTNEWEASLLKTYYNVGAYFIPGWLFAAACYRKFVKKPALASG is encoded by the coding sequence TTGAGTTATCAAACCGGAAAAATGGGAATTGCCGAGGGAATCGGATTGATTTTTGTCATCACTTTCGTTAAAGTGTTTCTGACGCTGCCGGCTCAGTCCACTGAGGTTGGAGCCGGCCTGTCCTGGATTAGTCCATTCGTGTCCGGCATACCAATATTGCTGGCGGCGATTTTATTGCATTATGTTTATAAATGGGTTTCCGGCGATCTGTACAGCATGGCGGTTAAACTGGTCGGCAAATGGGGCGCCAGGCTGATCATGCTGGTCTACAGCAGCATTTTTTTTAGTCAGGCGGCGTTTTTAATGCGGCAATTCGCTGAAAATACTTTGCTTACCGCTTTACCGAACGCTGAGTTCAGCTTTATTATTGTTGTCTATGCTCTGGCGGCCGGCTTGCTGGTTTATTCAGGCATTGAGGCCATTGCCCGCAGTTCTTATTTGTTATTGCCTTTTATTATTGGCAGTATGGCAGCCATTTTGCTGCTGCTCAGCCCGATGTACAATATTTATTATCTGACTCCCTGGCAGGGGAACGGACTGGGCCGGATCGTTCAATACGGCTTGCTGACAGCCGGCGTTAATCTTGGCGCATTCGTCCCGGTCATACTGGCAACCGCCTTTCAAAATTTCCGGACACTGAATTTGTGTGCGATATTTGGCCTGGGCAGCAGCCTGATTCTTAAAGGGTTGTTCTTTGTTGTCTATTTGATGGTGTTTGGCGTGGCTTTTGGCCAGGAAAAAACTTTGCCGTTTTTTGAGGCAGCCCGGCTGGTGTATCTTAGCCGGTATATACAGCGGATTGAGGCCATTTTTATTTTATTGTGGGTCATCGTCGGGATAATCAGTATTGCAATCAGCGTCTATATTGGCTTGTACCTGATCGCCAGACTGCTGGACCTGCCTACGCTGTCGCCGCTGGTGCCGGTTGTTCTGCTTATTTTAATTGAGCTGGCAATGATTCCCGGTGATATTGTCACAACCAATGAATGGGAGGCCAGCCTGTTAAAAACCTATTATAATGTCGGCGCATACTTTATTCCCGGCTGGCTGTTTGCGGCCGCCTGTTATAGAAAGTTTGTAAAAAAACCGGCGCTGGCATCCGGCTGA